Proteins from a single region of Syngnathus typhle isolate RoL2023-S1 ecotype Sweden linkage group LG10, RoL_Styp_1.0, whole genome shotgun sequence:
- the gpr20 gene encoding G-protein coupled receptor 20 codes for MSVMITVSANSTPAWTVSNTSLVSHSDISSVSNTSGMEAYLQKIAHLDEGLYKDFYGLWIALMVINFLIFLVGMVLNTLALYVFCFRTKQKSSSVIFTINLAVTDLLVNLSLPTRILLYYSGGACLTCSYLHVFSYFVNMYCSILFLTCICVDRYLAIVQVEASRRWRNCGVAKCVCVCVWLFAIVVTYSFLSTAFQHTGCFFSKLLFLTFTEFFLPLVVIVVFTLRIVWALADQRLMQQSRKTRRRAIQLLTTVLIIFTLCFTPFHVRQVVVHFYPDMPHQAIVYHLTVTLSSLNSCMDPVVYCFVTNNFQATMRNIFRRAEAEQSSGDIISMQHSSKASGGEAATAVPNNVIMMSTIPPSPLKGTEGIHKL; via the exons ATGTCCGTCATGATCACCGTGAGTGCAAACAGCACGCCAGCCTGGACTGTTAGCAACACTTCCCTTGTCAGCCACTCGGACATATCCAGTGTCAGCAACACAAGTGGCATGGAAGCCTATCTTCAGAAAATAGCTCATTTGGACGAAGGCCTTTACAAGGACTTCTATGGACTTTGGATCGCGCTCATGGTCATAAACTTCCTCATTTTCCTG GTGGGCATGGTGCTCAACACGTTGGCTCTTTATGTGTTCTGTTTCCGCACCAAGCAAAAAAGCTCCTCGGTGATCTTCACCATCAATTTGGCCGTGACTGACCTGTTGGTCAACCTCTCCCTGCCGACACGCATCCTGCTTTACTACAGCGGAGGGGCTTGCCTCACCTGCTCCTACTTGCACGTCTTCAGCTACTTTGTCAACATGTACTGCAGCATCCTTTTCCTCACCTGCATATGTGTGGACCGATACCTCGCCATAGTGCAG GTTGAAGCATCCCGTCGGTGGCGCAACTGCGGCGTGGCTaaatgcgtgtgtgtctgcgtgtggcTTTTCGCCATCGTGGTCACTTACTCCTTCCTGTCCACGGCCTTCCAACATACAGGCTGCTTCTTCTCCAAGCTCCTCTTCCTCACCTTCACCGAGTTCTTTCTCCCCCTCGTCGTCATCGTTGTGTTCACCTTGCGGATCGTATGGGCGCTTGCCGATCAACGCCTGATGCAGCAAAGCAG GAAGACACGAAGGAGGGCCATCCAGCTGCTGACCACGGTGCTGATCATCTTCACCCTCTGCTTCACACCATTCCACGTACGACAG GTGGTGGTGCATTTCTACCCCGATATGCCTCACCAAGCCATCGTCTACCATTTGACCGTCACACTCAGCAGTCTGAATAGTTGCATGGATCCCGTGGTCTACTGCTTTGTGACAAACAACTTCCAG GCGACGATGAGGAATATTTTCCGCCGTGCCGAGGCCGAGCAAAGCAGCGGTGATATCATCAGCATGCAGCACAGCTCCAAGGCCTCAGGAGGGGAGGCCGCCACCGCCGTCCCTAATAATGTGATCATGATGAGCACCATTCCCCCTTCACCACTGAAAGGCACTGAGGGGATTCACAAATTGTAA
- the LOC133161149 gene encoding diacylglycerol O-acyltransferase 1-like — MGDTDTTGAFARKRRSAFAAGKGASLQPMHKKCMSGTQLLLAADSKKANSDPSKVDRLWPTTKGDKKKRRNDINDSLSCHKTQESLLTSSSGFNNYRGILNWCVIMLVLSNTRLFLENLLRYGILVDPIQVISLFLKDPYSWPAMCLIIVSNVFIVVALYTERQLSKGSFSERVGFLIHTVNFSVMLTFPAAVVLLVPSTTPVGGAFALGSYTILFLKLYSYKDVNMWCRELSVIKAKKLARSLSCPSSKYFNGDDQKVCYPGNLTIRDLYYFAFAPTLCYELNFPRSPKIRMSFLLRRLFEMLFLIQMLVGLTQQWMIPIIQSSMKPLEDMDLSRMTERLLRLAVPNHLLWLMFFYWFFHSSLNFTAELLRFGDRQFYKDWWNSESVTYFWQNWNIPVHKWCLRHFYKPLLRRGFSKIVSQSAVFFLSAFFHEYLVSVPLRMFRLWAFTGMMAQLPLAWFVGHYLRGNYGNAAVWMSLIIGQPTAVLMYVHDYYVLHYRQETD, encoded by the exons ATGGGGGATACGGACACTACCGGGGCCTTCGCTCGCAAACGAAGGAGTGCGTTCGCGGCGGGGAAAGGAGCGAGTCTACAGCCGATGCATAAGAAGTGTATGTCGGGCACTCAGCTCTTGTTGGCCGCCGACAGCAAAAAGGCAAACAGCGATCCAAGCAAAGTTGACCGCTTGTGGCCCACAACAAAGGgggacaaaaagaaaagaagaaatgatATAAATGACAGTTTAAG CTGTCACAAGACACAAGAGTCCCTGCTGACGTCATCCAGTGGTTTCAATAACTACAGGGGGATTCTAAACTGGTGTGTGATCATGCTG GTACTTAGTAATACTCGACTCTTCTTAGAAAACCTGTTGAG ataCGGGATTCTGGTTGACCCTATTCAAGTAATTTCCTTATTCTTGAAGGACCCCTATAGTTGGCCAGCAATGTGCCTGATAATTG TGTCCAATGTGTTTATCGTGGTGGCTCTTTATACAGAGAGACAGTTGTCAAAG GGTTCATTCAGTGAGCGTGTCGGCTTTCTTATCCATACTGTTAATTTCTCTGTTATGCTGACATTCCCTGCCGCAGTGGTCCTCCTGGTGCCCTCCACAAccccag TCGGAGGTGCGTTTGCACTCGGTTCGTACACTATTCTCTTCCTCAAGCTTTACTCCTATAAGGACGTCAACATGTGGTGTCGGGAGCTGAGCGTCATTAAGGCTAAGAAACTGGCAAGGTCACTGTCAT GTCCATCATCAAAGTACTTCAATGGAGATGACCAAAAAGTGTGTTACCCTGGCAACCTCACAATCAGAG ACCTGTACTACTTTGCTTTTGCGCCGACTCTATGCTACGAGCTCAACTTTCCTCGCTCGCCTAAGATCCGCATGAGTTTCCTCCTAAGGAGACTTTTTGAGATG CTCTTCCTCATCCAGATGTTAGTGGGCCTCACTCAACAG TGGATGATTCCCATTATTCAAAGCTCCATGAAGCCACTCGAG GACATGGATCTATCTCGGATGACTGAGAGACTCTTAAGACTGGCT GTTCCCAACCATTTgctttggttgatgtttttctACTGGTTCTTCCACTCATCTTTGAACTTCACAGCAGAGCTTCTGCGCTTCGGAGACCGGCAGTTCTACAAAGACTGGTG GAACTCGGAGTCGGTGACATATTTTTGGCAGAATTGGAACATCCCCGTTCACAAGTGGTGTCTCCG GCACTTTTACAAGCCGTTGCTAAGGAGAGGTTTTAGTAAGATAGTCAGCCAGTCCGCAGTCTTCTTCTTGTCGGCGTTCTTTCACGAG TATCTGGTGAGTGTTCCTCTGAGGATGTTCCGACTGTGGGCCTTTACGGGCATGATGGCTCAG CTTCCATTAGCCTGGTTCGTTGGCCATTACCTGCGTGGTAACTACGGCAACGCCGCAGTGTGGATGTCACTCATAATTGGTCAACCAACCGCCGTCCTGATGTACGTCCATGACTACTACGTTTTGCATTACAGACAAGAAACAGACTAA